The Canis lupus dingo isolate Sandy chromosome 11, ASM325472v2, whole genome shotgun sequence genome includes a region encoding these proteins:
- the LOC112649609 gene encoding tubulin polyglutamylase complex subunit 2-like: protein MISSWEQKNNCILPEDVKNFNLMTNGFHMTWSVKLDEHTIPLGSMAINSISKLTQLNQSSMYSLPNAPTLADLEDDTLEASENQPEKPHFDSRSVIFELGPCNGNGKVFLVYKTGKPALAQDTEIWFLDRALYWHFLTGTFTTYYCLLITHLGLPQWQCAFTSYGISPQAKQWFNMYKPITYNTNLLAEETNSFVNKLDPSRLFKSKNKTLIPKKKGAVQPPGGQKGPSGPPSTSKSSSSPGNPVQK, encoded by the coding sequence ATGATTTCTTCATGGGAACAAAAAAATAACTGCATTCTACCTGAGGATGTGAAGAATTTTAACCTGATGACCAATGGCTTCCACATGACATGGAGTGTGAAGCTGGATGAGCACACCATTCCATTGGGCAGCATGGCAATTAACAGCATCTCAAAACTGACTCAACTCAACCAGTCTTCCATGTACTCACTCCCTAATGCACCAACTCTGGCAGACCTGGAGGATGATACACTTGAAGCCAGTGAGAACCAGCCAGAGAAGCCTCACTTTGATTCTCGCAGTGTGATATTTGAGCTGGGTCCTTGCAATGGGAATGGGAAGGTTTTCCTTGTCTACAAAACAGGGAAACCAGCATTAGCGCAAGACACTGAGATCTGGTTCCTGGACAGAGCATTATACTGGCATTTTCTCACAGGTACATTTACCACTTACTATTGCCTGCTCATCACCCACCTGGGCCTGCCACAGTGGCAGTGTGCCTTCACCAGCTATGGCATTAGCCCCCAAGCCAAGCAATGGTTCAACATGTATAAACCCATCACCTACAACACAAACCTGCTTGCAGAAGAGACCAACTCCTTCGTGAACAAGCTGGATCCCAGCAGACTATTCAAGAGCAAGAACAAGACATTAATCCCCAAAAAGAAAGGGGCTGTCCAGCCTCCAGGTGGCCAGAAAGGGCCCTCAGGTCCTCCCTCCACTTCTAAATCCTCTTCTAGCCCTGGCAACCCTGTCCAGAAATGA